The following coding sequences are from one Lolium rigidum isolate FL_2022 chromosome 6, APGP_CSIRO_Lrig_0.1, whole genome shotgun sequence window:
- the LOC124663499 gene encoding expansin-A9-like, which translates to MEKVAILELFLGLCVSQLGGSVAQQYWTPANATFYGGGDASGTMNGACGYDNLYNDGYGTNSTALSTTLWGDGKSCGACYAITCDASRTKDCKPGTSITVTATNFCPPDNSKPSDAGGWCNSPRQHFDMSEPAWESIAQYRAGIVPVNYARTTCRRTGGIRFTITGHDYFDNVLVTNVGGSGAVSAVSVKDSTTDWTTMSRNWGANWQNGAYLTGQSLSFKVQTDDGKSIEADNVVPAYWKYGDTYESYNNFY; encoded by the exons ATGGAGAAGGTCGCGATCCTGGAATTGTTTCTGGGCTTGTGCGTGTCACAGCTCGGGGGTTCAGTGGCTCAGCAGTACTGGACGCCCGCCAATGCGACATTCTATGGCGGGGGCGACGCGTCCGGCACAATGA ACGGGGCGTGCGGGTACGACAACCTGTACAACGACGGGTACGGGACAAACTCCACGGCGTTGAGCACGACGCTGTGGGGCGACGGCAAGTCCTGCGGCGCGTGCTACGCGATCACCTGCGATGCCTCACGGACGAAAGACTGCAAGCCCGGGACGTCCATCACCGTCACGGCCACCAACTTCTGCCCGCCGGACAACAGCAAGCCCAGCGACGCCGGCGGCTGGTGCAACTCGCCGCGGCAGCACTTCGACATGTCGGAGCCCGCGTGGGAGTCCATCGCGCAGTACAGGGCCGGCATCGTCCCCGTCAACTACGCCAGGACGACGTGCAGGAGGACCGGGGGCATCCGCTTCACCATCACCGGACACGACTACTTCGATAACGTTCTCGTCACCAACGTTGGCGGAAGCGGCGCCGTGTCGGCGGTGTCGGTGAAGGATTCCACCACCGACTGGACAACCATGAGCCGCAACTGGGGTGCTAACTGGCAGAACGGCGCCTACCTCACCGGCCAGAGTCTGTCCTTCAAGGTGCAGACGGACGATGGGAAGTCCATCGAAGCGGACAACGTGGTGCCGGCATACTGGAAGTACGGCGACACCTATGAGTCCTATAACAACTTCTACTAG